From Theileria orientalis strain Shintoku DNA, chromosome 4, complete genome, the proteins below share one genomic window:
- a CDS encoding cyclin: protein MDNNHLLPIFEWPKCSTHYRNWLFSSFEKLKSVQTETYTKAADKLRGKHPEVKIPSLDDELWIIKYYSHQLSRFLTTNNLKTSVKETSLTFFNRFYLKCSVIDYDPRIIMFTCITLATKLEDMWKSVYVDKLLASVQDLDISQVFDMECIVCDALNFNLLVLHTSDSIYTIVQMLVEYLKESLDLDESLMGEHLKIIINIYKQAETNCINAHESPEYVEQAHFYYE, encoded by the exons atggACAATAACCATCTTCTTCCAATCTTCGAATGGCCTAAATGTAGTACTCATTATCGAAATTGGCTTTTTAGCTCTTTTGAAAAACTTAAATCAGTCCAAACTGAAACATACACAAAAGCAGCTGATAAGTTAAGAG GAAAGCATCCAGAGGTGAAGATTCCATCGCTGGACGATGAGTTGTGGATCATCAAATACTACTCACATCAGCTTTCGCGCTTTTTGACCACAAACAACCTTAAAACTTCTGTAAAA gAAACATCGCTAACTTTTTTCAATCGGTTTTACCTGAAATGTTCAGTAATCGATTATGACCCTAGGATAATAAT GTTCACGTGTATTACCCTTGCCACAAAATTGGAGGATATGTGGAAATCTGTATATGTGGATAAGCTGCTCGCTTCAGTGCAGGATTTGGACATTTCGC AGGTGTTTGACATGGAGTGCATCGTGTGTGACGCACTAAACTTTAATCTTTTGGTTCTGCACACTTCCGACTCCATCTATACCATTGTTCAAATGCTAGTAGAG tacctgaaggaaaGCTTGGATCTTGACGAGTCACTAATGGGTGAACACTTGAAGATAATCataaacatatacaaaCAGGCTGAGACTAACTGTATTAACGCTCACGAGTCTCCAGAGTACGTTGAACAAGCACACTTTTACTATGAATAA
- a CDS encoding mRNA turnover/deadenylation component — protein MDEELQIVDVWSDNLEDAFEKIRDLLELYPYVSIDTEFPGIVVRPTSYLEDYNYQTIKCNVDLLNIIQLGLTFANSDGVSPNTASTWQFNFKFDLHHDMYAQNSIDMLKNSGIDFESHQRRGIDLVHFGELIMSSGLVMNEEIVWISFHGSYDFAYLLKLLTCTNLPSNQSRFFELLHDFFPSLYDIKFLLNERSIELSGRLSLQKLADHLDVKRVGLQHQAGSDSLVTSGTFFKLMQKYFENKLDDQKYQGIIYGLGKSSPATYNPSLMEKEMFQPAPLQINIPNGHGTANYTTINHANGTSSSINSNNGASIVNIQSGMGGGVGTSMATGMGATMNADMANNVGMMNLNNGVSYNNYYGAAAANTTYYKWNTLQNNVIYDSPFAKPKDTPILSDVSLYDKKFHHNVL, from the coding sequence ATGGATGAAGAACTTCAAATAGTTGACGTGTGGTCTGACAACTTAGAAGATGCATTTGAGAAGATTCGAGATTTGCTTGAACTTTACCCCTACGTGTCGATAGATACAGAATTCCCCGGTATAGTCGTGAGACCGACCAGCTACCTGGAGGATTATAACTAccaaacaataaaatgtaacgttgatttgttaaatataatcCAACTCGGGCTCACATTTGCCAATTCAGATGGAGTATCGCCCAACACAGCTTCAACTTGGCAATTTAACTTCAAGTTCGACTTACACCATGATATGTACGCACAAAACTCAATagatatgttaaaaaaCTCCGGAATAGATTTTGAGAGTCATCAGAGAAGGGGAATAGACCTAGTTCACTTTGGCGAACTAATCATGTCCTCAGGGCTGGTAATGAACGAAGAAATAGTATGGATATCATTCCACGGATCATACGATTTCGCATATTTGCTAAAGCTACTGACGTGCACGAACCTGCCCTCAAACCAGTCTAGATTTTTTGAGCTGCTGCACGACTTCTTCCCGTCGTTGTACGACATCAAGTTCCTGCTTAACGAAAGAAGCATAGAGCTTAGCGGTAGACTGTCGCTACAAAAGTTAGCAGACCACCTGGACGTAAAGAGAGTAGGACTGCAGCACCAAGCAGGAAGCGATTCATTGGTGACAAGCGGAACGTTCTTTAAGCTGATGCAAAAGTACTTTGAAAACAAACTGGATGACCAGAAGTACCAAGGAATAATATACGGACTGGGTAAAAGTAGCCCGGCGACATATAACCCGAGCCTAATGGAAAAAGAAATGTTCCAGCCAGCGCCACTGCAAATCAATATCCCCAACGGTCATGGAACAGCAAACTACACAACCATTAATCACGCAAATGGAACAAGTAGTAGCATCAACTCGAACAACGGAGCGAGCATAGTCAACATACAGAGCGGCATGGGAGGAGGCGTCGGCACTTCGATGGCTACCGGAATGGGAGCCACGATGAACGCAGACATGGCGAACAACGTGGGCAtgatgaacctgaacaacgGAGTCTCGtacaacaactactacgGCGCCGCAGCAGCAAACACGACCTACTACAAGTGGAACACGCTGCAAAACAACGTGATCTACGACTCGCCGTTCGCGAAGCCGAAGGACACCCCAATACTGTCAGACGTATCCCTGTACGATAAGAAGTTCCACCACAACGTACTGTGA
- a CDS encoding uncharacterized protein (zinc finger, PHD-type domain containing protein), producing the protein MNNTASDANTSSGAADPVVSNSDLEFTTVDERPSDYVSALVRYESFKFEKNMNATARDILNESCSDYYSSILNVSSIENAAPSGCNCDGVTDLLRARTFELSENNTDSPVTYEEVPEGYEFDADQSDTCDICHSSLANLSTSTCKTCKTKSHTNCLLNSCNTITELVPSQSKENGESTEGGTARQNNYEYQCKICAAKFSPYKKPRCCICNLRGGVLNLTEKMYYHPFCVYYSYDVLYPYFNNNLVLSNAQMFKRLLNSLSEETKVNYEERKCQICGDHKGVTIKCKYLTCKNHVHARCITEGYEEDKMTNKNGLVIFMMIKHTSNLGGRNMLFRASFCREHTSKKYINYSIYKQLVNQSILTRADGTSYSKYRNIIDDILNRYFVKTANINFKIDTNINIPNIVSTDEHVKKRRKLDEILFNIESKLSEKEEESKKSKEKGQVKEKVEATTELEEDLVQKVLWQKFDIFNPITFNPFTPNYYRREGVGTSVGVGGAANAKGTTKDLVTSMQETHDNAPLLSVLLYNKEVKDNILPLNSILFDNIKSNRELAICYQQKILSSCSGIIEYLNILNRTLTYREDDEMQVFVLFENVVGNYLLVYAINRKVLTSMNSEEFNAQMQYDLKALLTNTTVRESAMKDNTLFNHVNVYGIKDDIKYIHSILSSSGGGGGSMSKSKQYTKKLRLAQKVKLNNFEIELLKRSILEMRNINYLKLIVVNSLTTVPTYRSNGAMCTPPNACMEEKYVNYIDWSKILHNIKSLYENSDSSTPLKYDEYRLLTHFNAELDRERERVTGPVVENHHSYMNNEYKYIEGELDVVNSDLIKIKNKLHEKILEYCSEHCLDHDKQVKDRAQLHKYEFNEYYYYVLYNMKKLFSPKNKLNLPSVDSAEVKSFKNVAQPMPKVAKKHHLGEGVEEESRFCQVCYNEEENNINVLIKCARCLIVVHKYCYNVPIAKILRNTEYLCNRCEYEKKQLSSQYQSNYKKFSILCYICRRGSGPLTRAKDEWYHPFCYLVVMMTSRAKTYVETRERGTAVVREHNKSELYVRNETLEQFSVDTQEGESSASTEIRMDHETKFEEDHYRQEQDKNELKRQGTADYNKLNHESADYNKLNHESGEYNKLNHESGEYNKLNHESGEYSEVQENGNEYASPNQHEAEYGDIHANTDDRSNLHQDDHDYASLNQNTASYSRAHQNKAKTADEMCIVCGIKDGVLVECNLCTTKFHPFCAYFHGFKFELVGGNSCIPSYTSTKIAIVCNDHFTLGDADDAKGSESSDTEALVDHHLHHLHQPQRGHQPNHLQQPQRGHQGHHLQQANHYGVKSKARVDGHQARDEETKHTGKGVESAGGHGVKKRRHKAVVAKEQEQSKEGASEVDEQAVDMEVITTVMSNRYRRYINRDVNDTIYDKDKKKRIIQSVTTTLEDISYETEPKQKPENTCSVCFRDSGELSCTSCNAYVHRSCYPEEISSSFRCDQCTYAAQSNKDRETIYCYICLSSDAMLIKLCDNMYYHIICKIVYNCLDCQGPDTDFEEGGDGKESGESGCNICAGDHGLMVYCYKNKCGLKFHPNCATKNKLVLEVYFTTEGMKCIALCHEHSLLHNTVGAGLKSLLRLRVQLLMTKNIFKDLHDQNVVLKAMLRKRNEIYNTMYPLDKIYKS; encoded by the exons ATGAACAACACGGCCTCAGATGCTAATACTAGCTCTGGCGCCGCGGACCCAGTTGTCTCAAACTCTGATCTGGAGTTCACGACTGTGGACGAAAGGCCTTCAGACTATGTGTCAGCACTCGTGCGTTACGAATCGTTcaagtttgaaaagaaCATGAACGCGACTGCGAGAGATATTCTGAACGAAAGTTGCTCAGATTACTATTCGAGTATCCTGAACGTGAGCTCGATTGAAAACGCAGCACCATCAGGATGCAACTGCGACGGAGTGACGGACCTGTTGAGAGCAAGGACCTTTGAGTTGTCAGAAAACAACACGGATTCACCAGTTACCTACGAGGAAGTCCCCGAAGGATACGAGTTTGACGCAGATCAGTCAGACACATGTGACATTTGCCACTCCTCACTGGCAAATCTGTCGACGTCGACCTGTAAAACATGTAAAACAAAATCGCACACTAACTGTTTGTTGAACAGCTGTAACACAATAACGGAGTTGGTGCCATCGCAGAGCAAGGAGAACGGGGAGAGTACAGAAGGAGGAACCGCGAGACAGAACAACTACGAATAccagtgtaaaatatgcgCAGCTAAATTCAGCCCATATAAAAAACCGAGGTGCTGCATATGTAACCTGAGAGGAGGAGTGCTTAATCTAACGGAAAAAATGTACTACCACCCGTTCTGCGTGTACTACTCGTACGACGTGCTGTACCCGTACTTCAACAATAACCTGGTACTGTCAAACGCACAGATGTTCAAAAGACTCCTCAACTCACTCTCAGAAGAAACTAAAGTAAACTACGAGGAAAGAAAGTGCCAAATATGCGGAGACCATAAAGGAGTAACGATCAAGTGCAAGTATCTGACGTGCAAGAACCACGTTCACGCACGGTGCATAACGGAAGGTTACGAGGAAGATAAGATGACTA ATAAAAATGGGCTCGTGATCTTCATGATGATAAAACACACGTCAAATCTGGGAGGAAGAAACATGCTGTTCAGAGCGTCATTCTGCAGAGAACACACGAGTAAAAAGTATATCAACTACTCAATATATAAGCAGCTGGTAAATCAGTCAATACTGACAAGAGCAGATGGAACGAGTTACAGTAAGTACAGGAACATAATAGACGACATACTGAACAGATACTTCGTCAAAACCGCAAAcattaactttaaaatcGACACGAACATCAATATACCGAACATAGTGAGCACAGACGAACACGTAAAaaagaggaggaagttgGACGAAATACTGTTTAACATAGAGAGTAAGTTGagtgaaaaggaagaagagagtAAAAAGAGTAAGGAAAAGGGGCAGGTAAAAGAAAAGGTAGAAGCAACCACGGAATTAGAAGAGGACCTG gtgCAGAAGGTGCTGTGGCAAAAATTCGACATATTTAATCCAATAACGTTTAACCCGTTCACGCCAAATTACTATCGCAGAGAAGGAGTAGGCACGTCAGTGGGTGTGGGAGGAGCGGCAAACGCGAAGGGGACGAcgaaggacctggtgacGTCAATGCAAGAAACGCACGATAACGCGCCGCTGCTCTCAGTGCTCCTCTACAACAAGGAGGTGAAGGACAACATACTTCCTCTTAACTCGATACTGTTCGACAACATTAAGAGTAACCGGGAACTGGCGATATGCTACCAGCAGAAGATACtgagcagctgcagcgGGATCATAGAGTACCTTAACATACTTAACAGAACGCTGACGTACAGAGAGGACGACGAAATGCAGGTATTTGTGCTATTCGAGAACGTGGTGGGAAACTACCTGCTGGTATACGCGATTAACAGGAAGGTGCTGACCTCAATGAACTCGGAAGAGTTTAACGCGCAGATGCAGTATGACCTGAAGGCGCTCCTGACGAACACGACGGTGCGAGAGAGCGCAATGAAGGATAACACGCTCTTCAACCACGTCAACGTCTACGGAATCAAGGACGACATCAAGTACATACACAGCATACTCTCGAGctcaggaggaggaggagggaGCATGAGCAAGAGTAAGCAGTACACGAAGAAACTCAGGCTCGCGCAAAAGGTGAAGCTCAACAACTTTGAAAttgagctgctgaagaggTCGATACTGGAGATGAGGAACATCAACTACCTTAAACTGATCGTGGTCAACAGCCTGACGACCGTGCCCACGTACCGGAGCAACGGAGCAATGTGCACGCCGCCGAACGCATGCATGGAGGAGAAGTACGTAAATTACATAGACTGGAGCAAGATTCTGCACAACATAAAGAGCCTCTACGAGAACAGTGACTCCTCAACGCCTCTGAAATACGACGAATACA gACTGCTAACACACTTCAACGCAGAGTTGGACAGAGAAAGAGAAAGGGTAACAGGACCCGTGGTGGAAAATCACCACAGTTACATGAATAACGAATACAAGTACATCGAGGGAGAGTTGGACGTAGTTAACTCGGACctgattaaaataaaaaataagctGCACGAAAAGATACTGGAGTACTGCAGCGAACACTGCCTGGACCACGATAAGCAGGTGAAGGATAGAGCACAGCTGCACAAGTATGAGTTCAACgaatactactactacgtGCTGTATAACATGAAAAAGCTGTTCTCACCGAAGAATAAGTTGAACCTGCCGAGCGTAGACAGCGCGGAAGTAAAGTCGTTTAAGAACGTGGCGCAGCCAATGCCGAAGGTGGCGAAGAAGCACCACCTCGGAGAAGGAGTGGAGGAAGAAAGCAGGTTCTGCCAAGTCTGCTAcaacgaggaggaaaacaacatcaacgtgCTCATCAAGTGCGCAAGGTGCCTGATCGTGGTCCACAAGTACTGCTACAACGTGCCAATCGCAAAGATACTGAGGAACACTGAGTACCTGTGCAACCGCTGCGAGTACgagaagaagcagctgTCGTCGCAGTACCAGTCAAACTACAAAAAGTTCTCAATACTATGCTACATATGCAGAAGAGGCTCGGGGCCGCTGACGAGGGCGAAGGACGAGTGGTATCACCCGTTCTGTTACCTGGTGGTGATGATGACGTCAAGAGCGAAGACGTACGTTGAAACCAGAGAAAGAGGGACAGCGGTCGTCAGGGAGCACAATAAAAGCGAGTTGTACGTGAGGAATGAGACTCTGGAGCAATTCTCAGTGGACACGCAGGAAGGAGAGAGTTCGGCGTCGACCGAAATCCGCATGGACCACGAAACGAAGTTTGAGGAGGACCACTACAGACAAGAGCAGGACAAAAACGAGCTTAAACGCCAAGGAACAGCCGACTATAACAAGTTAAACCATGAATCAGCCGACTATAACAAGTTAAACCATGAATCGGGTGAATATAACAAGTTAAACCATGAATCGGGTGAATATAACAAGTTAAACCACGAATCGGGTGAATATAGCGAGGTACAGGAAAACGGCAATGAATATGCGAGTCCAAATCAACACGAAGCTGAGTATGGCGATATACACGCAAACACGGATGACCGCAGCAATTTACACCAAGACGACCACGACTACGCTAGTCTGAACCAAAACACAGCCAGTTACAGCAGGGCGCACCAAAACAAAGCTAAGACGGCGGACGAGATGTGCATAGTATGCGGAATCAAGGACGGAGTCCTGGTGGAGTGTAACCTGTGTACAACGAAGTTCCACCCGTTTTGCGCATACTTCCACGGCTTCAAGTTCGAGTTGGTGGGAGGAAACAGCTGCATACCGAGTTACACGAGCACCAAAATAGCAATAGTGTGCAATGACCACTTTACACTGGGGGACGCGGATGATGCCAAGGGGAGTGAGAGTAGCGACACTGAAGCTCTTGTTGACCACCATTTACACCATTTACACCAACCACAACGAGGACACCAACCAAACCATTTACAGCAACCACAACGAGGACACCAAGGACACCATTTACAACAAGCAAACCACTATGGAGTCAAAAGTAAGGCACGAGTAGATGGCCATCAAGCCCGCGATGAGGAGACTAAGCACACAGGCAAAGGCGTTGAAAGTGCAGGTGGCCATGGCGTAAAGAAGCGAAGACACAAAGCAGTGGTAGCcaaggagcaggagcaAAGTAAGGAAGGGGCCTCAGAGGTAGACGAGCAGGCAGTGGACATGGAGGTCATAACGACGGTGATGAGTAACAGATACAGACGCTACATCAACAGAGACGTCAACGACACGATCTACGACAAGGataagaagaagaggatcaTACAGAGCGTCACAACGACACTGGAAGACATCAGCTACGAAACGGAGCCGAAGCAGAAGCCAGAAAACACATGCAGTGTGTGCTTCAGAGACAGCGGAGAGCTCAGCTGCACGAGCTGCAACGCCTACGTCCACAGGTCGTGCTACCCAGAGGAaatcagcagcagcttcagatGCGACCAGTGCACGTACGCAGCGCAGTCGAACAAGGACAGAGAG ACAATTTACTGTTACATTTGCCTGAGCAGTGATGCGATGCTGATTAAGCTCTGCGATAACATGTACTACCACATCATCTGCAAAATCGTGTACAACTGCCTGGACTGCCAGGGGCCTGACAC CGACTTTGAAGAAGGAGGGGATGGCAAGGAGAGCGGAGAAAGCGGATGCAATATATGTGCGGGAGACCACGGGCTCATGGTCTACTGCTACAAGAACAAGTGCGGACTCAAGTTCCACCCGAACTGCGCAACCAAGAACAAGCTGGTGCTCGAGGTATACTTCACGACGGAGGGCATGAAGTGCATAGCGCTCTGCCACGAGCACTCGCTGCTCCACAACACGGTCGGCGCGGGCCTGAAGAGCCTGCTCAGGCTCCGAgtgcagctgctgatgACGAAGAACATATTCAAAGACCTACACGACCAGAACGTGGTCCTGAAGGCGATGCTGAGGAAGAGAAACGAGATATACAACACAATGTACCCTCTGGacaaaatatacaaatcaTAG
- a CDS encoding uncharacterized protein (valyl-tRNA synthetase, class Ia family protein): MALSLISITHMALLVTCVRTRGFIKVKQISNDLLTNELCKRNRYSSRIFSDSIDNRSFKVNTLSHQSTNADEPEESHRVWYKELIKYFKHDGNVDYFLKRASEDCINDKCEINIISPPPNLTGELHMGNLLNLVCSDVYRNYLILNGFKVNINFSNDHAGLSFQKLFDTGYHLNDQESHLLSSDTLRDGFTSESDGEQTREKLKLAHSVCDSIKQRHIEDLKLLGIDWPYGQFSLDEHVQELSKKVFIEFYEKELLSEQNWPSLANYHEDKIEPISAAEVEYKLVRKRQYTLKLLVNGCSNVSERQNDGNCSGVEIIINTTTPEFYYATTGVGVSHEDYEQLGAKKVYLPKINKEVPIVPLDTLSGDYKKVKERESMGVANYGEGVFSDGCHRSVQGEDDGDVSGNGESRRQIRGVLITPAHSENDFWIGKRCGLELTNILNINGNLQNVPFKLLGCSLDAALADVLELFQENGMVDVSCPVNMLDSSARVITLPILHYVLDSEKLVDKALKAFEEVKVVPESRRSMILNRLNGIRCWCVSRHGWWGTRLPIYYLCDDFKYYKIMALTRADAEKRAEELLETTMEDIYSRGYRMIQDSRVLDTWFTSSLWPMLSQKTDHNQDQQKQRNVLFTCYDILETWIVKMLLICSNISKAPPFDEVYLHGMVSDGRGKKMSKSLNNTVVLSQLLRGLDVNVAKFDCSHFETADYTNSLNRGVGAPSDLKRRDDLELLVKTNLVRLKLSSMCKCSDFTSYYEENDRSLFMLTKYYQIFKFYNNMLINGGPSDFDAPGDTHPAVDYIESLISSKLNEYASLIDENITSFQLSSCTLYLEHLIKTFSDFLVPFIRFTVNGRVHRLEHFDPYFVMLKSLMYPFTPTFVNSFLLNKLPVCSMEWPSSSESSGVSRHSTDFDDFAKLLNELRRNVLNNTNVNGTNTTSNCISFSLPSKLYSEFAISFINYLLELTFNKVPNIRYSPV, translated from the exons atggcCTTAAGTTTAATCTCAATAACGCACATGGCGCTGCTTGTGACGTGTGTTAGGACACGCGGCTTTATAAAAGTCAAACAGATAAGCAACGACCTTTTAACCAATGAATTATGTAAAAGGAACAGATATTCCAGTAGAATCTTCAGTGATTCAATTGATAATCGCAGTTTTAAGGTTAATACTTTATCGCATCAATCCACTAACGCGGATGAACCGGAAGAATCTCACAGGGTGTGGTATAAGGAActcataaaatattttaaacatgaTGGGAATGTGGATTATTTTCTCAAAAGGGCTTCGGAAGATTGTATAAATG atAAGTgtgaaataaacataatatcGCCACCACCTAATCTGACTGGAGAGTTGCACATGGGCAACTTGCTGAACTTGGTGTGTTCCGATGTGTACAGAAActatttgattttaaatggGTTTAAAGTCAACATCAACTTCTCAAATGACCACGCAGGACTGAGTTTTCAGAAGTTGTTCGATACAGGGTATCATTTAAACGACCAGGAGTCACATCTGCTGAGTAGTGACACACTAAGGGATGGCTTTACAAGTGAATCTGATGGAGAGCAAACTCgtgaaaaattaaaactggCACACAGTGTGTGCGACAGTATTAAACAGAGACACATTGAAGACTTGAAGCTGTTAGGAATAGACTGGCCGTATGGCCAGTTTAGTCTGGATGAGCACGTGCAAGAGTTAAGTAAGAAGGTGTTCATAGAATTCTACGAGAAAGAGCTGTTATCGGAACAGAATTGGCCATCGCTGGCAAATTACCACgaagataaaatagaaCCAATATCAGCAGCTGAAGTTGAGTACAAGCTGGTACGTAAAAGacaatacacattaaagcTCTTGGTGAATGGATGTTCTAATGTTAGTGAAAGGCAAAATGATGGCAATTGCAGTGGTGTTGAAAtcataataaatacaactACACCAGAATTTTACTACGCTACTACTGGAGTAGGGGTGTCTCACGAGGATTATGAACAACTTGGTGCTAAAAAGGTCTACTTGCCTAAAATCAATAAAGAGGTGCCAATAGTCCCACTAGATACTCTTTCAGGGGATTACAAGAAGGTTAAGGAGCGTGAGTCTATGGGAGTAGCTAACTATGGCGAAGGTGTATTTTCAGATGGTTGTCATAGAAGCGTTCAAGGTGAGGACGATGGTGATGTTAGTGGAAATGGTGAGAGTCGAAGACAGATAAGGGGGGTGCTAATAACGCCAGCGCACTCGGAAAATGATTTCTGGATAGGCAAAAGGTGCGGATTGGAGCTCACAAACATCCTGAATATCAATGGAAACCTGCAAAACGTGCCCTTTAAGCTACTAGGATGCAGCTTGGATGCAGCGCTGGCTGACGTGCTGGAGTTGTTCCAGGAGAATGGAATGGTCGACGTTAGTTGCCCAGTGAACATGCTCGACAGTTCAGCGAGGGTGATAACCCTGCCGATTCTGCACTACGTCCTGGACTCAGAAAAGCTGGTCGACAAGGCACTGAAGGCatttgaagaagtaaaGGTAGTGCCGGAGAGTAGGAGGTCTATGATACTGAACAGGCTCAACGGCATTAGGTGTTGGTGTGTTAGCAGGCACGGCTGGTGGGGAACGAGACTGCCAATTTACTACCTTTGCGACGACTTTAAGTACTATAAAATCATGGCGCTGACGAGAGCTGATGCTGAGAAGAGGGCTGAAGAGCTCCTGGAGACGACGATGGAGGACATATATTCCAGGGGATACAGGATGATACAGGACTCACGAGTGCTTGATACGTGGTTTACGTCGTCACTGTGGCCCATGTTGTCGCAAAAAACCGACCACAACCAGGACCAGCAGAAGCAAAGGAACGTACTGTTTACCTGCTACGACATATTGGAAACGTGGATCGTGAAGATGCTGCTGATCTGCTCGAACATAAGCAAGGCGCCGCCGTTCGACGAGGTGTACCTGCACGGCATGGTGTCTGACGGCCGCGGCAAGAAGATGAGCAAGTCACTAAACAACACTGTCGTGCTAAGCCAGCTTTTGAGAGGCCTGGACGTAAATGTGGCCAAGTTCGACTGTAGCCACTTCGAAACAGCCGACTACACCAACTCTTTAAACAGGGGCGTTGGTGCGCCTTCTGATTTGAAAAGGCGGGACGACCTGGAGTTGCTTGTAAAGACCAACTTAGTTAGGCTAAAACTGAGCAGCATGTGCAAGTGTTCCGACTTTACCAGCTACTACGAAGAAAACGACAGATCACTCTTCATGCTGACCAAGtattatcaaatttttaagttttacAACAACATGCTGATCAATGGTGGTCCCAGCGACTTTGACGCCCCGGGTGACACGCACCCTGCTGTTGACTATATTGAGTCACTCATTTCCTCAAAACTCAACGAATACGCTTCTCTCATTGACGAAAACATTACATCATTCCAACTGTCAAGCTGCACATTATATTTGGAGCACTTAATAAAGACGTTTTCCGACTTCCTCGTGCCCTTTATCAGATTCACTGTTAATGGGCGCGTACACCGTCTGGAGCATTTTGACCCGTATTTTGTCATGCTGAAATCCCTTATGTACCCTTTCACTCCAACCTTTGTGAATTCATTCCTGCTAAACAAGCTTCCAGTGTGTTCAATGGAATGGCCGTCCTCATCAGAGTCCAGTGGTGTCTCCCGCCACTCTACTGATTTCGACGACTTTGCGAAGTTATTGAACGAATTGCGTAGGAACGTTCTTAACAACACCAATGTTAACGGCACGAACACCACCTCCAACTGCATCAGTTTCAGCCTTCccagtaaattatattccGAGTTTGCCATCTCCTTTATCAACTATTTGCTTGAGCTAACTTTTAACAAAGTGCCAAACATAAGGTACTCACCTGTATAA
- a CDS encoding small GTPase, with translation MARRSYKTVLLGDASVGKSSFAVRLTKGEFSDNTNSTIGAAFFTYTVHCDSMAGHSKIQDGDQTKLLENSQQSQPDSGRRHRGLEANFYRSGVDASSSYAPPGNHVYGSSYEENITIKFDIWDTAGQERFKSIAPIYYRRAACAIVILDISSPPTLQHAAFWVNQIRVANSNETIIVLVANKIDLLGSTPETVQTLANAKAYAKEHSIFFVETSAKTGQNITYVFELLSQEISKDPYRWDKNTAVSQKASSKALNIDPNSSTKASKSCCRYL, from the coding sequence ATGGCAAGAAGGAGCTATAAAACAGTTTTGCTGGGCGACGCCTCAGTAGGAAAGTCTAGCTTTGCAGTGAGACTTACGAAGGGGGAGTTTTCGGACAACACAAATTCGACAATCGGTGCCGCCTTTTTTACGTACACGGTACATTGTGACTCTATGGCCGGCCATAGTAAAATACAGGACGGAGATCAGACAAAGTTACTCGAAAACTCTCAACAATCGCAGCCAGATTCTGGAAGAAGACACAGGGGCCTAGAAGCAAATTTCTATCGTAGTGGCGTCGATGCCTCCTCCTCCTACGCCCCCCCGGGCAATCACGTGTATGGCAGTAGTTATGAGGAAAACATAACTATCAAGTTTGACATTTGGGATACGGCGGGGCAGGAAAGGTTTAAAAGCATAGCGCCGATATATTACAGAAGGGCAGCCTGCGCAATTGTGATTCTGGACATCTCGTCACCGCCCACACTGCAGCACGCAGCATTCTGGGTTAACCAAATAAGGGTCGCCAACAGCAATGAAACCATAATAGTCCTGGTggcaaataaaattgatctCCTAGGGTCCACGCCGGAGACTGTGCAGACGCTGGCTAACGCCAAGGCGTACGCGAAGGAGCACTCGATCTTCTTTGTGGAAACAAGCGCCAAAACGGGTCAGAACATAACGTATGTATTTGAGTTGCTATCCCAGGAGATATCCAAGGACCCCTACAGATGGGATAAAAATACAGCAGTAAGCCAGAAGGCAAGTTCAAAGGCACTAAACATAGACCCGAATAGTTCAACGAAAGCAAGCAAATCGTGTTGTAGGTACTTATAA